Proteins encoded together in one Thalassotalea crassostreae window:
- the rfbC gene encoding dTDP-4-dehydrorhamnose 3,5-epimerase, which translates to MKFIKTDIPDVVILEPTVFGDERGFFMETFRDDTFQSEVCERRFVQDNHSKSSCGILRGLHYQTEMTQGKLVRVVSGEVYDVAVDMRKSSPTFGKHVGVVLSADNKRQLWVPEGFAHGFYVMSDSAEFVYKCTDYYAPEFEVSLKWDDPSIGIQWPLVDGKAPSLSAKDEQGLSFAEAPYFE; encoded by the coding sequence TGACATTCCTGATGTTGTAATTTTAGAGCCTACAGTATTTGGTGATGAACGTGGCTTTTTTATGGAAACGTTTCGTGATGATACGTTTCAGTCGGAAGTTTGTGAGCGTCGCTTTGTACAAGATAATCATAGCAAATCAAGTTGTGGCATATTACGTGGCCTTCATTATCAAACTGAAATGACTCAAGGCAAACTTGTTCGTGTCGTCTCAGGTGAAGTTTACGATGTTGCGGTTGATATGCGTAAATCATCTCCGACCTTTGGTAAACATGTTGGTGTTGTGTTGTCTGCAGATAATAAACGTCAATTATGGGTTCCTGAAGGTTTTGCTCATGGCTTTTATGTTATGAGTGACTCTGCCGAGTTTGTTTATAAATGCACAGACTATTATGCGCCTGAATTTGAAGTATCACTCAAATGGGATGATCCTAGTATTGGCATTCAATGGCCGTTAGTTGATGGTAAGGCTCCTTCACTATCAGCAAAAGATGAGCAAGGGCTTAGTTTTGCTGAAGCTCCATATTTTGAATAA